One genomic window of Polyangium aurulentum includes the following:
- the aspS gene encoding aspartate--tRNA ligase gives MSEFLVDLKRTHACNALRMSDVGKDVVLMGWVANRRDHGGRVFIDLRDREGITQVVFGPEIDAAAHELGGELRSEFCIAIAGRVVSRVSSGGQPNPKLATGEIEVNATRLHIFSRSETPPFLIENEIDTREEIRLKYRYLDLRRPSLQRNFQVRSKLYRATRDYFHGEGFLELETPFMVKYTPGGARNFLVPSRLNQGSFYALAESPQIFKQLFMVAGFERYFQIVRCFRDEDLRLDRQPEFTQIDVEMSFITEEDVYSIMEGLIARIWKDALGVDVPRPFLRMPYHEAMLKYGVDKPDLRFGLELADITSVLAPLEGGGVPLFKGALEQKGIIKGLRVPAKEAASLSRTEADKLEEFVKGFGARGLARARVGENGEWTQSPLSKTVTAEAREAVNKAMGAGPGDLLFFQFGSFKLVNAVLGGLRLHLGHKLGLVPEGQWRFLWVTDFPMFEQTEDGRWVAAHHPFTSPKPEDVQYLGTENGRVHARAYDLVLNGNEIAGGSIRIHQRDVQAKVFAALGLSEDDFRAKFGFLLDAFRYGPPPHGGIAFGVDRLSMLLCNAQSLRDVIAFPKTQKGTDQMTDAPTQVSNEQLEELGIQLKKS, from the coding sequence ATGTCGGAATTCTTGGTGGACCTCAAGCGCACCCACGCCTGCAACGCTCTGCGGATGAGCGACGTCGGCAAGGACGTGGTGCTCATGGGCTGGGTGGCGAACCGCCGCGATCACGGCGGCCGCGTGTTCATCGATTTGCGCGATCGCGAGGGCATCACGCAGGTCGTGTTCGGCCCGGAGATCGACGCGGCCGCGCACGAGCTCGGCGGCGAGCTGCGCTCGGAGTTCTGCATCGCGATCGCGGGCCGGGTGGTGTCGCGCGTGTCGTCGGGCGGGCAGCCCAATCCGAAGCTCGCGACGGGCGAGATCGAGGTCAATGCGACGCGCCTGCACATCTTCTCCCGCTCGGAGACGCCCCCGTTCCTCATCGAGAACGAGATCGACACCCGCGAGGAGATCCGGCTCAAGTACCGCTACCTCGACCTGCGCCGCCCGTCGTTGCAGCGCAATTTCCAGGTGCGCTCGAAGCTCTATCGCGCGACGCGCGATTACTTCCACGGCGAGGGCTTCCTCGAGCTCGAGACGCCGTTCATGGTGAAGTACACGCCCGGCGGCGCGCGCAACTTCCTGGTCCCCTCGCGCCTCAATCAGGGCAGCTTCTATGCGCTCGCCGAGTCGCCCCAGATCTTCAAGCAGCTCTTCATGGTGGCCGGCTTCGAGCGCTACTTCCAGATCGTCCGCTGCTTCCGCGACGAGGACCTGCGCCTCGACCGCCAGCCCGAGTTCACGCAGATCGACGTCGAGATGTCCTTCATCACCGAGGAGGACGTCTACTCGATCATGGAGGGCCTCATCGCCCGCATCTGGAAGGACGCCCTCGGCGTGGACGTGCCCCGCCCCTTCCTGCGCATGCCCTATCACGAGGCGATGCTGAAATACGGCGTCGACAAACCCGACCTGCGCTTCGGCCTCGAGCTCGCCGACATCACGAGCGTGCTCGCGCCCCTCGAGGGCGGAGGCGTGCCGCTCTTCAAGGGCGCGCTCGAGCAGAAGGGCATCATCAAGGGGCTGCGCGTGCCCGCCAAGGAGGCCGCCTCGCTCTCGCGCACCGAGGCCGACAAGCTCGAGGAGTTCGTGAAGGGCTTCGGCGCCCGGGGTTTGGCCCGCGCGAGGGTCGGCGAGAACGGCGAGTGGACGCAATCGCCGCTCAGCAAGACCGTGACGGCCGAGGCGCGCGAGGCGGTGAACAAGGCGATGGGCGCGGGGCCCGGCGATCTGCTGTTCTTCCAGTTCGGCTCGTTCAAGCTGGTGAACGCGGTGCTCGGCGGGCTGCGACTGCACCTCGGCCACAAGCTCGGGCTCGTCCCCGAGGGGCAATGGCGTTTCCTGTGGGTGACCGATTTCCCCATGTTCGAGCAGACCGAAGACGGCCGCTGGGTCGCCGCGCACCACCCGTTCACCTCGCCGAAGCCCGAGGACGTGCAATACCTCGGCACGGAGAACGGCCGCGTGCACGCGCGCGCCTACGACCTCGTGTTGAACGGCAACGAGATCGCGGGCGGCTCGATCCGTATCCACCAGCGCGACGTGCAGGCCAAGGTCTTCGCGGCGCTCGGCCTCTCCGAGGACGATTTCCGCGCGAAGTTCGGCTTCTTGCTCGACGCCTTCCGCTATGGCCCGCCGCCGCACGGCGGAATCGCGTTCGGCGTCGACCGGCTCTCCATGCTGCTATGCAATGCGCAGAGCCTGCGCGACGTCATCGCCTTCCCCAAGACCCAGAAGGGCACCGACCAGATGACGGACGCCCCGACGCAGGTCTCGAACGAGCAGCTCGAAGAGCTCGGAATCCAGCTCAAGAAGAGCTGA